A genome region from Gadus chalcogrammus isolate NIFS_2021 chromosome 7, NIFS_Gcha_1.0, whole genome shotgun sequence includes the following:
- the LOC130385518 gene encoding uncharacterized protein LOC130385518 isoform X2 codes for MDGFSRTIFYLDTAGNNKAETAFGFFMDGVRKNGWPSRVERPWRDVWSVTCQYYDVLHSLEEEGFIDLSIAVHLFCVGYVFIPRLRLDLQHFTESWNRHPLRTEGNLTLNQLWMIGMLQAPVSEPDLVEIQQAEEQPSQEQQSDNTEHGVIVPDIQCPLSAERLAALQHQVNPTTESSSFGRDIYLHALRTAFGL; via the exons ATGGATGGCTTTTCAAGGAcg ATCTTTTACCTGGACACTGCTGGGAATAACAAAGCAGAGACGGCTTTTGGATTCTTCATGGATGGAGTTCGGAAAAATGGATGGCCATCAAG AGTGGAACGCCCATGGAGAGATGTGTGGAGTGTAACGTGTCAGTACTACGACGTGCTCCACAGTTTGGAGGAAGAGGGCTTTATTGACCTGTCCATTGCTGTCCACCTCTTCTGTGTGGGGTATGTCTTCATACCACGACTACGATTAGATTTGCAGCATTTTACGGAGAGCTGGAATCGTCACCCCTTGCGCACAGAGGGAAATCTGACACTGAATCAGCTATGGATGATCGGGATGCTGCAAGCACCTGTGTCAGAGCCAGACCTGGTAGAG ATCCAGCAAGCTGAGGAGCAACCCTCTCAGGAACAGCAAAGTGACAACACTGAGCATGGAGTTATTGTACCAGACATCCAATGCCCCCTGTCAGCTGAAAGACTTGCTGCACTACAGCACCAAGTGAACCCCACCACCGAGTCCTCATCCTTTGGTCGGGACATCTACTTGCATGCTCTTAGAACAGCTTTTGGACTCTAA
- the LOC130385518 gene encoding uncharacterized protein LOC130385518 isoform X1, which yields MRRMENQPGRSQAQIFYLDTAGNNKAETAFGFFMDGVRKNGWPSRVERPWRDVWSVTCQYYDVLHSLEEEGFIDLSIAVHLFCVGYVFIPRLRLDLQHFTESWNRHPLRTEGNLTLNQLWMIGMLQAPVSEPDLVEIQQAEEQPSQEQQSDNTEHGVIVPDIQCPLSAERLAALQHQVNPTTESSSFGRDIYLHALRTAFGL from the exons AATGGAAAACCAACCTGGCAGATCACAGGCCCAG ATCTTTTACCTGGACACTGCTGGGAATAACAAAGCAGAGACGGCTTTTGGATTCTTCATGGATGGAGTTCGGAAAAATGGATGGCCATCAAG AGTGGAACGCCCATGGAGAGATGTGTGGAGTGTAACGTGTCAGTACTACGACGTGCTCCACAGTTTGGAGGAAGAGGGCTTTATTGACCTGTCCATTGCTGTCCACCTCTTCTGTGTGGGGTATGTCTTCATACCACGACTACGATTAGATTTGCAGCATTTTACGGAGAGCTGGAATCGTCACCCCTTGCGCACAGAGGGAAATCTGACACTGAATCAGCTATGGATGATCGGGATGCTGCAAGCACCTGTGTCAGAGCCAGACCTGGTAGAG ATCCAGCAAGCTGAGGAGCAACCCTCTCAGGAACAGCAAAGTGACAACACTGAGCATGGAGTTATTGTACCAGACATCCAATGCCCCCTGTCAGCTGAAAGACTTGCTGCACTACAGCACCAAGTGAACCCCACCACCGAGTCCTCATCCTTTGGTCGGGACATCTACTTGCATGCTCTTAGAACAGCTTTTGGACTCTAA